In Sporosarcina psychrophila, a genomic segment contains:
- the fliQ gene encoding flagellar biosynthesis protein FliQ: MTEELVVEIAERAIWVILLTSGPLLILALVTGLSVSIFQATTQIQEQTLAFVPKIVSVLVGIVIFGPWMLARVTTFTADIFENLGRYIG, translated from the coding sequence ATGACAGAGGAATTAGTCGTAGAGATAGCTGAGCGTGCAATCTGGGTCATTCTTTTGACTTCAGGCCCACTCCTTATCCTTGCACTAGTGACAGGGCTTTCCGTGAGTATTTTCCAGGCAACCACGCAGATTCAGGAACAGACACTAGCATTCGTGCCTAAAATTGTTTCTGTCCTAGTTGGAATTGTCATTTTTGGTCCATGGATGCTAGCACGGGTTACAACGTTTACAGCGGATATCTTTGAGAATCTTGGACGGTATATCGGGTGA
- the fliL gene encoding flagellar basal body-associated protein FliL: MKNKVLSVSLIILVCITLIGAVILILVMQLNKGDEVKEPTIDEIIESSVDIEEITTNLGNQQFVRLTLKIQTDNKLAGEELAKRDFQVKNIVIQELSEMTSKDLEGKAGKKAFEDALIAHLNPLMQNGEVQKVYIVSYIIQ; encoded by the coding sequence ATGAAGAATAAAGTGCTGTCGGTATCTCTTATTATACTAGTTTGTATCACACTTATCGGCGCAGTTATACTCATTCTCGTTATGCAGCTGAATAAAGGTGATGAAGTAAAAGAGCCAACAATTGATGAGATTATCGAATCATCAGTTGATATAGAAGAAATTACGACAAACCTTGGCAACCAACAATTTGTACGTCTCACTTTGAAAATCCAGACAGATAATAAGTTGGCTGGAGAAGAACTTGCAAAAAGGGACTTCCAAGTGAAAAATATTGTTATCCAAGAACTTTCCGAGATGACGTCGAAAGACCTTGAAGGGAAAGCTGGCAAAAAGGCATTTGAGGATGCCTTAATAGCACATCTCAACCCACTAATGCAAAATGGGGAAGTTCAAAAAGTCTATATCGTATCTTACATTATTCAATAA
- a CDS encoding response regulator — protein MSRRILIVDDAAFMRMMIKDILTKNNFEVVGEAADGVQAIEKYFDLKPDLVTMDITMPEMDGIAALKAIKEKDPAAKIIMCSAMGQQAMVIDAIQAGAKDFIVKPFQADRVVEAIEKALG, from the coding sequence ATGAGTAGACGTATATTAATAGTAGACGATGCAGCTTTCATGCGAATGATGATAAAAGATATTTTGACAAAAAACAATTTCGAAGTGGTTGGTGAAGCAGCAGACGGTGTACAAGCTATTGAAAAGTATTTCGATTTAAAACCTGATCTTGTCACAATGGACATTACAATGCCTGAAATGGATGGTATTGCAGCTTTAAAAGCAATAAAAGAAAAAGACCCTGCGGCAAAAATCATCATGTGTTCAGCAATGGGGCAGCAGGCAATGGTAATCGATGCGATTCAAGCTGGTGCAAAAGACTTTATCGTCAAACCATTCCAGGCAGATCGTGTTGTTGAAGCAATCGAAAAAGCATTAGGATAA
- a CDS encoding TIGR02530 family flagellar biosynthesis protein, whose product MDKLNLHRIPSQPLIRQGQALASTPSPKQSFLEHLNKAAQPSELKISKHASERLAERNIQITDAEWAHVTEKVNEAKLKGIKESLVLMDQAALIVSAKNSTVITAMDRMEARDQLFTNIDGTIVLS is encoded by the coding sequence ATGGACAAACTAAACCTCCATCGTATTCCATCACAGCCGCTTATTCGTCAAGGACAGGCACTGGCATCAACACCAAGCCCAAAGCAATCGTTTCTCGAACATCTGAACAAAGCGGCGCAGCCTTCTGAACTTAAAATAAGCAAACACGCATCAGAGCGTTTGGCAGAACGAAACATCCAGATAACGGATGCTGAGTGGGCACATGTCACTGAGAAGGTGAACGAGGCAAAGTTAAAGGGAATTAAAGAATCGCTCGTTTTGATGGACCAGGCAGCACTTATCGTAAGTGCAAAGAACTCTACAGTCATTACAGCGATGGATCGCATGGAAGCGAGAGATCAATTATTTACGAACATCGACGGCACAATTGTGCTTAGTTAA
- a CDS encoding flagellar biosynthetic protein FliO has translation MKLTIVQKFLSAFILLIFLVTQLPYVSVHAETDTDPNKPVSELFNKEPEKGTSTDTDEDAITPPAEDLTTDKADVGSSAGDYIKTLFALVFVLGLLFGLLKFVNRKNKLYDKNRLMKNMGGISLGQHKSIQLVVIGESYYLIGVGDDIRLLKEITDPDEIDKLVEFYAGDNSTEIVSGMLNRILAKVAGKSKSNSSVKTEESPDFSTVFQSRLEEMKEERKRHISRLTEKERNRDE, from the coding sequence ATGAAATTAACGATTGTACAAAAATTCTTGTCAGCTTTTATTCTACTTATCTTCCTAGTAACCCAATTGCCATACGTATCCGTCCACGCAGAGACCGATACTGATCCGAATAAACCGGTGTCCGAACTATTTAACAAAGAACCGGAAAAGGGTACCAGTACGGACACCGATGAGGACGCTATAACACCGCCCGCTGAAGATCTCACTACGGACAAGGCGGATGTCGGTTCCTCCGCGGGGGACTACATAAAAACGTTATTCGCTTTAGTGTTCGTCCTTGGATTATTATTTGGTCTATTGAAGTTCGTTAATCGGAAAAATAAGCTCTACGATAAAAATCGACTTATGAAAAACATGGGTGGTATTTCGCTCGGACAGCATAAATCGATTCAACTGGTCGTCATAGGCGAATCCTATTACCTTATCGGGGTCGGAGACGATATCCGATTGTTAAAAGAAATTACGGATCCCGATGAAATTGACAAACTAGTTGAATTCTACGCGGGTGATAATAGTACGGAGATAGTATCCGGGATGCTCAATCGGATACTTGCTAAAGTAGCGGGTAAATCGAAGAGTAACTCGAGTGTGAAAACGGAAGAATCACCCGATTTCAGTACTGTTTTTCAATCAAGGCTTGAGGAGATGAAAGAAGAGAGAAAACGGCATATCAGCCGGTTGACAGAAAAGGAGCGCAACCGCGATGAATGA
- a CDS encoding flagellar FlbD family protein — translation MIRVTRLNKTEFTLNALYIEKVESFPDTTITLTTGTKYVVLDTADEVNSRIIKFYKAVQLLSNPHIWSEEDEE, via the coding sequence ATGATACGAGTTACGCGTCTAAATAAAACCGAATTTACATTGAACGCGCTGTACATAGAGAAAGTCGAGTCATTTCCTGACACGACGATTACTCTTACGACAGGAACGAAATATGTTGTCCTTGATACGGCTGACGAGGTGAATAGCCGTATTATCAAGTTTTATAAGGCGGTCCAGTTATTATCAAATCCGCATATATGGAGTGAAGAAGATGAAGAATAA
- the fliM gene encoding flagellar motor switch protein FliM, which yields MAGDILSQSEIDALLSAISTGEMSAEDMKKEDETRKVKVYDFKRALRFSKDQIRSLTRIHENFARLLTTYFSAQLRTYVQISVASVDQIPFEEFIRSIPNMTLINIFEVPPLDGNILMEVNPNIAYTMLDRMMGGVGESPGKVDNLTEIELKIMTNLFERSFDNLREAWSGIIDIDPFLTEIEVNPQFLQMISPNETVVVISFNIIIGESSGMINICIPHVVLEPIVPNLSVRYWMQTNKKEPTTEQSMVIEKRLKQAPLSVIAELGNAEMTIEDFLYLQAGDVVKLDRKIDDPLVINIGGIPKFTAQPGQLKNKMAVQIIDTKIGGDEDDE from the coding sequence ATGGCCGGGGATATATTATCCCAAAGTGAGATCGACGCATTATTATCTGCGATTTCAACAGGGGAAATGTCTGCAGAAGACATGAAAAAAGAAGATGAGACACGGAAAGTAAAAGTGTATGATTTTAAACGTGCCCTTCGATTTTCTAAAGATCAGATTCGCAGTTTAACGAGAATTCATGAGAACTTTGCAAGACTATTAACAACGTATTTTTCAGCACAACTACGAACGTATGTCCAAATTAGTGTTGCATCGGTTGATCAGATTCCGTTCGAGGAATTTATACGTTCAATTCCGAATATGACCTTAATTAATATTTTTGAAGTTCCACCGTTAGACGGTAATATCCTGATGGAAGTAAATCCGAATATTGCTTATACGATGCTCGATCGAATGATGGGTGGGGTTGGAGAAAGTCCGGGAAAAGTCGATAATCTGACTGAAATTGAATTGAAGATTATGACAAATTTATTTGAACGTTCATTTGACAATTTACGCGAGGCATGGTCAGGAATTATTGATATCGACCCATTCTTAACTGAGATTGAAGTCAATCCTCAATTCCTTCAAATGATATCGCCGAATGAAACGGTCGTCGTTATCTCTTTCAATATTATCATCGGAGAATCTAGTGGAATGATCAATATCTGTATTCCACACGTCGTTCTTGAACCAATCGTTCCGAACTTATCGGTACGTTATTGGATGCAGACCAACAAGAAAGAGCCTACGACAGAGCAAAGTATGGTTATTGAAAAACGTTTAAAACAAGCTCCTTTGTCTGTTATCGCGGAACTTGGCAATGCAGAGATGACAATTGAGGATTTCCTCTACCTTCAAGCGGGGGATGTCGTAAAGCTAGACCGTAAAATTGACGATCCACTCGTTATAAACATTGGTGGTATTCCTAAATTCACGGCACAGCCGGGGCAATTGAAAAATAAGATGGCTGTTCAGATAATAGATACAAAGATCGGAGGGGATGAAGATGATGAGTGA
- the fliP gene encoding flagellar type III secretion system pore protein FliP (The bacterial flagellar biogenesis protein FliP forms a type III secretion system (T3SS)-type pore required for flagellar assembly.) — MNDIAQFFSDSDPSNVSTSIKMMLLLTVLSLAPAILILMTSFARIVIVLSFVRTALATQQMPPNQVIVGLALFLTFFIMAPTFQQVNDQALTPLFADEISLEEAYEKGSIPLKEFMSKHTRQKDLELFLRYNKADRPESLEDISLTMLVPAFALSEIKTAFQMGFMIFIPFLVIDMIVASILMSMGMMMLPPVMISLPFKILLFVLVDGWYLIIKSLLQSF, encoded by the coding sequence ATGAATGATATTGCTCAGTTTTTTTCAGACAGTGATCCGTCAAATGTATCGACATCTATCAAAATGATGCTACTTCTGACTGTATTGTCCTTAGCGCCAGCTATTCTAATTTTAATGACTTCTTTTGCAAGGATTGTCATCGTTCTGTCATTCGTCAGAACGGCACTTGCAACGCAACAAATGCCTCCAAACCAGGTAATTGTTGGACTAGCACTGTTCCTGACGTTTTTCATCATGGCTCCAACGTTTCAGCAAGTGAATGATCAGGCTCTTACTCCGCTATTTGCGGACGAGATTTCGCTTGAAGAAGCTTATGAAAAGGGAAGTATCCCACTTAAAGAATTTATGAGTAAGCATACTCGGCAGAAGGATTTGGAGTTATTCCTTCGTTACAATAAAGCGGATCGACCTGAATCACTTGAAGACATTTCACTGACAATGTTAGTTCCGGCATTTGCTTTGAGTGAAATTAAAACTGCATTCCAAATGGGTTTTATGATCTTCATACCATTTTTAGTTATCGATATGATTGTAGCGAGTATCCTTATGTCGATGGGGATGATGATGTTACCACCAGTTATGATCTCGTTACCGTTTAAAATATTGCTATTCGTCCTTGTTGACGGATGGTATCTCATTATTAAATCATTGTTGCAAAGTTTTTAG
- a CDS encoding flagellar hook-basal body complex protein: MLRSMYSGISGLRNFQTKLDVIGNNIANVNTYGFKKGRTIFKDLISQTVAGASAPGDARGGVNPKQVGLGSQIAAIDTLHTGGSTQFTGNTLDLAVAGDGFFQVMQGNETMYTRAGNFYMDSSGDLVDGDGRYVQGELGKITIPTTASSMSVGQDGTVYFVDLPPGGAAKIAAAEVIFNPIEKNFKAAEVVLNTAEATLKKAETDVKKAQADVKKAEALVPADATAVSAAKAVEVTALAAEVAATTAVGAATTTLTPLRGPYNTAKDVFDKVMSDNKATLQEAGQIQMAKFSNPGGLEKTGGNLFRETANSGEVLTGVALQQGFGKVESGFLEMSNVDLAEEFTEMIVAQRGFQANTRIITTSDEILQELVNLKR, translated from the coding sequence ATGTTACGTTCAATGTACTCAGGGATTTCAGGTCTACGAAACTTCCAAACAAAACTAGATGTAATTGGTAACAATATCGCAAACGTTAATACGTACGGATTTAAAAAAGGTCGTACGATTTTTAAAGACTTGATATCACAAACTGTAGCAGGCGCTTCGGCACCGGGCGATGCACGCGGTGGGGTCAACCCAAAACAAGTTGGACTTGGATCCCAAATTGCTGCGATTGACACGCTTCATACAGGTGGGTCTACACAATTTACAGGGAATACATTAGATCTTGCCGTTGCTGGAGATGGTTTTTTCCAAGTGATGCAAGGCAATGAAACTATGTATACAAGAGCAGGGAATTTTTACATGGATAGTAGTGGAGATCTAGTTGATGGTGACGGGAGATATGTGCAAGGTGAGTTAGGCAAGATTACGATACCTACTACGGCATCATCTATGTCAGTAGGTCAAGATGGTACTGTTTATTTTGTGGATCTACCACCAGGCGGTGCCGCTAAAATTGCAGCGGCAGAGGTTATATTTAATCCAATTGAAAAGAATTTTAAAGCTGCTGAAGTGGTTTTGAATACAGCTGAAGCTACTTTGAAAAAAGCTGAAACAGATGTGAAAAAAGCTCAAGCAGATGTGAAAAAAGCTGAAGCTTTGGTTCCAGCCGATGCGACTGCAGTGTCAGCAGCTAAAGCTGTGGAAGTCACAGCTTTAGCTGCTGAAGTCGCAGCTACAACTGCAGTAGGTGCAGCTACAACTACGTTAACACCACTTCGAGGACCATATAATACAGCTAAAGATGTTTTCGACAAGGTAATGTCAGACAATAAGGCAACTCTTCAAGAAGCAGGGCAAATTCAAATGGCAAAATTCTCAAACCCAGGTGGTCTTGAGAAAACAGGCGGTAACCTATTCAGAGAAACTGCGAACTCCGGTGAAGTATTAACTGGTGTTGCTCTTCAACAAGGTTTTGGAAAAGTAGAATCCGGTTTCCTAGAAATGTCCAACGTCGACCTAGCTGAAGAATTTACAGAAATGATTGTCGCACAACGTGGTTTCCAAGCAAACACGCGGATTATCACAACATCCGATGAAATCCTACAAGAACTTGTTAACTTGAAACGATAA
- the fliY gene encoding flagellar motor switch phosphatase FliY, with the protein MSDNILSQEEIEALLRGEPLSTDEPKDSTTQGIITADYLDDMEKDALGEIGNISFGSSATALSALLGQKVEITTPTISVVDKEALEVEFIHPYVAIKVDYTVGLSGMNLLVIKQSDAAIIADLMLGGNGLNPNTDLGEIHLSAVQEAMNQMMGSAATSMSTLFNKKVDISPPTIDLMDVLEDQGRDLIPEDDLMIKVSFALKVGDLIDSNIMQLVPLGFGKKLVASLMGGDAEEETAAVAEMTRPTEQQSTPIQQPAHQQQVQQQSYEQNGYDHGKQQPVYDTQYGQPAPQQQMQMRPQQPQVQVQQAQFANFESPSLNKSESNNLNMLLDIPLQVTVELGRTKRSVKEILEMSSGSIIELDKLAGEPVDILVNNRHIAKGEVVVIDENFGVRITDILSQAERLNNLR; encoded by the coding sequence ATGAGTGATAATATCCTTTCGCAGGAAGAAATTGAAGCATTACTTCGTGGGGAGCCTTTGTCGACCGATGAGCCTAAGGACTCCACCACTCAGGGAATAATTACTGCAGATTATTTAGACGATATGGAAAAAGATGCGCTTGGTGAAATTGGTAATATCTCTTTCGGTAGTTCTGCAACAGCATTATCTGCATTGCTCGGACAGAAAGTTGAAATAACGACGCCGACTATATCGGTTGTGGATAAAGAAGCTTTAGAAGTAGAATTCATTCATCCATATGTGGCCATTAAGGTAGACTATACAGTGGGTCTTAGCGGTATGAACTTACTTGTTATAAAACAAAGCGATGCAGCGATCATTGCGGATCTTATGTTAGGCGGCAATGGTTTAAATCCAAATACAGACCTTGGTGAAATCCATTTGAGTGCGGTCCAAGAGGCGATGAATCAAATGATGGGTTCAGCGGCGACTTCGATGTCGACTTTGTTCAATAAAAAAGTCGACATTTCACCGCCAACAATTGACTTGATGGACGTTCTTGAAGACCAAGGACGGGATCTTATTCCCGAAGATGATTTAATGATTAAAGTATCGTTTGCACTTAAAGTAGGCGACCTGATCGATTCAAACATTATGCAATTAGTTCCACTAGGATTTGGGAAGAAATTAGTTGCCTCTCTCATGGGTGGTGATGCAGAAGAGGAAACTGCGGCAGTTGCCGAGATGACTCGACCAACAGAACAGCAATCCACTCCTATCCAACAGCCAGCACATCAACAACAAGTGCAGCAGCAGTCGTACGAACAAAATGGTTATGACCATGGTAAGCAGCAACCGGTTTATGACACACAATACGGACAGCCAGCACCGCAACAGCAGATGCAAATGCGTCCGCAACAACCGCAGGTACAAGTACAGCAGGCACAGTTTGCCAACTTTGAAAGTCCATCTTTAAATAAGTCAGAGTCCAATAACTTGAACATGCTCCTTGATATACCTTTACAAGTAACGGTCGAACTTGGCAGAACAAAGCGTTCGGTTAAGGAGATTTTGGAAATGTCGAGCGGTTCCATTATTGAATTGGACAAACTTGCGGGAGAACCGGTTGATATATTAGTAAACAACCGCCATATCGCAAAAGGGGAAGTTGTCGTTATCGACGAAAACTTCGGGGTACGAATCACAGATATTCTAAGCCAAGCGGAACGTTTAAATAATTTAAGATAA
- the fliR gene encoding flagellar biosynthetic protein FliR, whose protein sequence is MEELVPSLAAYLLILTRVTAFFVTLPLFSYRAIPSTQRIIFGALLAWAMVYTVDMPVLEINGAYLLLVVKEAMTGLFIGIIAFIVMSAIQIAGGFIDFQMGFAIANVIDPQTGAQSPLLGQFFNSLAILLLLALNGHHMLLDGIFYSYQFIPADQLWPAFGQEGMVDFVIRTFATSFAIAFQMSIPIVATLFLVDLALGITARAVPQLNIFVVGFPIKIGVSFIVLFIMMGVMVQMMKKLFEVMIISMRDLMLILGGG, encoded by the coding sequence ATGGAAGAACTAGTCCCTTCATTAGCAGCATACTTACTTATCCTGACTCGAGTTACTGCATTTTTTGTTACACTGCCACTATTTTCTTATCGTGCAATACCGTCTACTCAGCGTATCATATTTGGTGCTTTGCTTGCGTGGGCGATGGTCTATACAGTGGACATGCCTGTACTGGAGATTAATGGAGCGTATCTATTGTTAGTCGTGAAAGAGGCAATGACAGGATTATTCATTGGAATCATCGCGTTCATCGTTATGTCTGCCATTCAAATCGCTGGCGGTTTTATCGATTTTCAAATGGGATTTGCAATTGCGAACGTTATTGATCCGCAAACTGGAGCGCAATCTCCACTTCTTGGTCAATTTTTTAACTCGTTGGCGATTCTATTATTACTGGCGTTAAACGGCCATCATATGCTCTTGGATGGTATTTTTTATAGCTACCAATTCATCCCGGCAGATCAACTTTGGCCGGCCTTTGGTCAAGAGGGAATGGTTGATTTCGTCATTCGGACTTTTGCAACCTCATTTGCAATCGCCTTCCAAATGTCAATTCCAATCGTCGCAACATTATTCCTCGTCGATTTAGCACTTGGAATCACTGCAAGAGCGGTGCCACAATTAAATATTTTCGTTGTAGGTTTCCCAATCAAGATTGGGGTTAGTTTCATCGTTCTGTTCATTATGATGGGTGTTATGGTTCAAATGATGAAGAAATTATTTGAAGTAATGATTATTAGTATGAGGGACTTGAT